One Callithrix jacchus isolate 240 chromosome Y, calJac240_pri, whole genome shotgun sequence genomic region harbors:
- the LOC144581322 gene encoding ATP-dependent RNA helicase DDX3X-like, translating into MESRGQREDTLKLADLDLNSSEKQSGGASTASKGRYIPPHLRNREASKGFSDKDSSGWSCSRDKDAYSSFGSRESRGRSGYFSDRGRFDDRGRSEYDGIGSRDRTGFGRYERSGHSRWCDKSDEDDWSKPLPPSERLERELFSGGNTGINFEKYDEIPVEATGSNCPPHIENFSDIDMGEIILGNIELTRYTRPTPVQKHAIPIIKGKRDLMACAQTGSGKTAAFLLPILSQIYTDGPGEALKAVKGNGRCGRRKQYPVSLVLAPTRELAVQIYEEARKFSYRSRVRPCVVYGGADIGQQIRDLERGCHLLVATPGRLVYMMERGKIALDFCKYLVLDEADKMLDMGFEPQIRRIVEQDTMPPKGVRHTMMFSATFPKEIQMLARDFLDEYIFLAVGRVGSTSENITQKVIWVEDLDKRSFLLDILGATGRDSLTLVFVETKKGADSLEDFLYHEGHACTSIHGDRSQRDREEALRQFRSGRSPILVATAVAARGLDISNVRHVINFDLPSDIEEYVHRIGRTGRVGNLGLATSFFNEKNVNIAKDLLDLLVEAKQEVPSWLESMAYEHHYKGGNRGRSKRFSRGFGARDCRQSSGSSSSGFSSSRAGSSRGGGGGYGNSRGFGRGGYGGFYNSDGYGGNYDFQRVDWWGN; encoded by the exons CTTGCGGATCTGGACCTGAACTCCTCTGAGAAACAGAGTGGAGGAGCAAGTACAGCAAGCA aagGACGCTATATACCTCCTCACTTACGGAACAGAGAAGCGTCTAAAG GATTCTCTGATAAAGACAGTTCAGGTTGGAGTTGCAGCAGAGATAAGGATGCATATAGCAGTTTTGGGTCTCGAGAATCAAGAGGAAGGTCTGGTTATTTCAGTGATCGTGGAAG ATTTGATGATCGTGGACGGAGTGAATATGATGGTATTGGCAGTCGTGACAGAACTGGCTTTGGTAGATACGAACGGAGTGGACACAGTCGTTGGTGTGACAAGTCGGATGAAGATGATTGGTCAAAACCACTTCCACCAAGTGAACGCTTAGAGCG GGAACTGTTTTCTGGAGGAAACACGGGGATTAACTTTGAGAAATACGATGAAATACCAGTAGAGGCAACCGGCAGTAACTGTCCACCACATATTGAAAAC TTCAGTGATATTGACATGGGAGAAATTATCTTGGGGAACATTGAGCTTACTCGCTATACTCGTCCTACTCCAGTGCAAAAACATGCCATTCCTATCATTAAGGGAAAAAGAGACTTAATGGCTTGTGCCCAGACAG GTTCTGGGAAAACGGCAGCATTTCTTTTGCCCATACTGAGTCAGATATATACAGATGGTCCAGGAGAAGCTTTGAAGGCCGTGAAG ggaAACGGAAGGTGTGGGCGCCGCAAGCAATATCCAGTTTCCTTGGTTTTAGCCCCAACGAGAGAATTGGCTGTACAGATCTATGAGGAAGCCAGAAAA TTTTCATACCGATCTAGAGTTCGTCCTTGTGTAGTCTATGGTGGTGCTGATATTGGTCAGCAGATTCGGGACTTAGAACGTGGATGCCACTTGTTAGTAGCCACTCCAGGACGTCTAGTGTATATGATGGAAAGAGGAAAGATTGCGTTAGACTTCTGCAA GTACTTAGTGTTGGATGAAGCTGATAAGATGTTGGATATGGGATTTGAACCTCAGATACGTCGCATCGTTGAACAAGATACCATGCCACCAAAGGGCGTTCGTCACACCATGATGTTTAGTGCTACTTTTCCTAAAGAAATACAG ATGCTTGCTCGTGACTTTTTGGATGAATATATCTTTTTAGCTGTCGGCAGAGTAGGCTCTACCTCTGAGAACATCACACAGAAAGTAATTTGGGTGGAAGACTTAGATAAACGGTCGTTTCTGCTTGATATCTTGGGAGCAACAG GGAGGGATTCACTGACTTTGGTGTTTGTAGAGACCAAAAAGGGAGCAGATTCCCTGGAGGATTTCTTATACCATGAAGGACATGCTTGTACTAGTATTCATGGAGACCGATCACAGAGAGATCGAGAGGAGGCCCTTCGCCAGTTTCGCTCGGGGAGAAGCCCAATTCTTGTGGCTACAGCT gtTGCAGCACGAGGACTAGACATTTCAAATGTGAGACACGTTATCAATTTTGATCTGCCGAGTGATATTGAAGAATATGTGCATCGTATTGGCCGTACAGGACGTGTAGGAAACCTGG GCCTTGCCACCTCATTCTTTAacgaaaaaaatgtgaatattgcAAAGGATTTGTTGGATCTTCTTGTAGAAGCTAAACAAGAAGTGCCTTCTTGGTTGGAAAGTATGGCTTACGAACACCACTACAAGGGTGGCAATCGTGGACGATCTAAAAG ATTCAGCAGAGGATTTGGTGCTAGAGACTGTCGACAGAGTAGTGGCTCCAGCAGTTCTGGCTTCAGTAGTAGTCGTGCAGGCAGCAGCCGCGGTGGTGGAGGTGGTTACGGCAACAGCAGAGGATTTGGTAGAG GTGGCTATGGAGGCTTCTACAATAGTGATGGATATGGAGGAAATTATGACTTCCAGCGGGTTGACTGGTGGGGCAACTGA